A region of the Physeter macrocephalus isolate SW-GA unplaced genomic scaffold, ASM283717v5 random_208, whole genome shotgun sequence genome:
CCTGGCACTCAGGTGCGTGGACACCTCAAGAACGACCGGATGGGACACAATTCGTAGGGGCGGCTGCAGCATAGCAAACCCTGGGTTCCCAGCCACCTCAACTTGCAGCCCGCGTCCTGACCACGTGGCTTCTGTCCTCCCGAGCAGGGATCCTGTACGACACGTACCCGCTATCTGCGGAGACCTGGCACACGCACCAGTTCAACTTCATTCGGGTAGGATCGCTTGCGGTGGGACGGGGTCTGCCGGCCCTAAGGCGGGGGTCAGCCCAGCAGGCGCGCCTGCCGTCCACACGGGAGGCACCTCTCTTTCCGCCATTCCCCTGACCTGGCGGGAGGCCCGATGGGAACGCctctgccccccccaccccctcctgacCACtgtccccccaaccccggccAGGACCATGCCTTCCGCCTGCTGAAGCCGGGGGGCGTCCTTACCTACTGCAACCTCACCTCCTGGGGGGAGCTGATGAAGTCCAAGTACTCGGACATCACCACCATGTTTGAGGTGCCGCAGCCTGGGCGCTCCCTGCCGCGCCCCACGCCCCACCCCCGGCAGCGGCGTTGGGTGGGGAGGCAGCTGGGGTCACCCGAGACCTGGGGAGGGTCCCTTGCCTCTGGCCCTGGGGGCTCATCTCTTGGTGGACTCGGAGCCCCCGCCTGTAAATCAGAAGAGGTCTCTCCCTAGATCAAGGACCGTAGATGGCCCCCCAGTGCCCCCGAGACACAGGGGTTCAGCCCAAGGTCCCCAGCGGCATCTCCTCACGCTGCCCTCCTCCACCCGGGCTGCGTCTTTACGGGTCTAGCCACCCCTTGTCTTGGGCCTTTGCCCACTCGGCTCCCTCTGCCCGCGAGGACGTGCGGGTGAGCAGCCTGGTGATAGCCCGCGACGTCCAGGAGGCTGTGTGTGGACACCTGGAGATTCCGACCAGACCTGGGCTTCAGCATTTTCTTGGcagccccgcccagcccccaAGGGCCTTGGCACTTGTAGGGGTGGCTGGCAGGGTGTctcctggggccccagggccCTGGAGGTGACTTGGCACCTCCCTCTGGCCAGGAGACACAGGTGCCAGCCCTGCTGGAAGCGGGCTTCCGGCCGGAGAACATCCACACACAGGTCATGGAGCTGGTCCCACCGGCCGACTGCCGCTATTACGCCTTCCCGCAGATGATCACGCCCCTGGTCACCAAGCACTGAGCCCACTGGGCCCACCGGCTCGGCTGCCCACGCCATCGTGGGGGCTCTGGGCTTCAGGAACCCCTAACCCCCAGACCCCTACTGAGCGCCTTTGTGCCCGGGAGTGCAGGCTCTGGCCCCTCGGCCCTGGTCCAGACCCACACCAGCCGCATGACATCAGCAAGCTTCCCTAACCTTCTTTGCAAGGGGACGACCACTACCTTCCTACCATGGTCCTGAGAATGAAATAAACACTAACACTGGGTTTAGCCAATCAGCACGAGGACACAAACATGTGTTTGCTTTACTCTTCCTGCCCCtccaaaaaaaagtgaaaggaaagaaacccGTTAAATTGACCACCAACGAGACAGTGGCTATACCACTCCACAAAGTTTCTGATCCTGCCTCTGACCCCCCCGCCGTGCACACTGCAGACATTGCCAATTAGTCACCCAtggcccctcccaccctccctctggtGGGCAGCTGGGGTCCCCAGAGAAGGTGGAACTAGGTCAGGACCTCATAGCAGGTGGCAGCCCCAAGGCCCAGACCCTCTGGTCCCACCCAGTCAGGCTGCACCACGATGCCTCGCTGAGTCGAcgcccctccagccccagcacaGGGACACCCTGGCTCCGTCTGCCCTGGGCCCCGGTGCCCAGCTGGTCGCCGCGGTGTCGTCTGCTCTACCCCGACCCGCTCTTGGACGCATCCACTCCCGCCTTCATGGGTGGGGCCTCCCACTGGGCCACGCTGGGCCCGGCTGTCCACTCCGGGGGCCTCGGCATCGCCATGCACAAGAGACAGGCCTGACCCCGCCAAGCAGCACTCGCCCCGCCTACCTCCCAGGCTCCCACCCCCGGCCCACACACCACGTGGAGCAGGGGCAGCCAGGCGGGTTTATCGGGTTTATTGACCGACTCTAGGGTAACGGCGCAGGCAGACGCCACAGGGCGGCCAGGCGGCTGGCGCTACCTGCGGTACCAGATCTGGAGCCTCTTCTCACGCTTGATCTTCTTCTGCAGCTGCAGGATGCCATAGAGCAGGGCTTCGGCCGTGGGCGGGCAGCCTGGGGGGCGGGTGACACCTCagtctccctgcccttccccctcccctctgctctgctCCAGGTGGGGGCAACCAGGCCACttcccagggtggggaggggcaagacggGGCTCTGCCCCAGCAGCCCGTTAGCTCTGCACCAAGAGAGCTGGGGGGCTTGGCCCATCACGGGAAAGGAGCCAgaggggggcagggtgggcagcTGCTAACCCCAGGGCTGACCTCCCAGCCGGGATGAGGGAGGCCTGGGCTACCCCTCCCAGGCCGAGCTGCCCTGTCCCTGGCCCTCCCACCACACGACCCGGCTCGGGACCCGGGAGGACAATGTGGGCTACCtgccaacccccaggccacgccGGCGTCCTGTGAGGACCCTTGGAAAGGAATGGGGGCAGACTCTTCAGACTGGGAGACCCTCCAGAGACAGTGGGGGGAAAGGCTGCGGCGTCACTCTTATTCTTGGCCCCAAATCTGCTTATTCTTAAAAGGGGGCGAGCTGTCTCAGTGGGGCTGTGGGGATTCTGTGAATTGGGTGAGGGCCGCGTGGTCGCCACCTGGGGGCTCACCTGGGACGTAGATGTCCACGGGCACGATACGGTCACAGCCCCGCACCACAGAGTAGGAGTAGTGGTAGTAGCCGCCTCCATTGGCgcagctggtggggaggggagcgcCAGCCGTGAGCGCCTCTCCAGCGACCTCGGCCTCCGTCCCTCCTCGCAGCCCCCAACCCGCACCCCCTTCCAACCTCAAGCAGGTGCCAGGCGGTCAGGAAAGGGCAAGACTGGGACACAAGTCACAGGAAAGACAGCGGCCACCTGAGACCTTCTGTGGGACCGGGTAGGACAGAAACAAACGGTGGGACTGTGAACAGACGACGCTCAGGGAGAGAAGCCAGACGTGAAAGGACACAGCGTGTGATTCCATTGACGGGACACGTCCGGAACAGGCCAGTCCACAGACACAGAGTGGGTTCCTGGCTGTCGGGGGctggggagtgactgctgatgGGGACGGGGCTTCTATTGGGGTGATGGAATGCTCTAGAATTAGAGATGATGATTACACAACACTAAGAATGCATTAAAATCCACAAAATTGTATGTTTTGAAAGGGTGAACTTTGTAGTATGTGAATTCTACCTCAACCAAAAAAGTCAGGTGACTAAATGGCTCTTAATGATACGGACAAATGAGGTGCTGGCTAGATGGTGAGGAGGCTGCAACGCCCCCCCAGCAGGACGTCCCTCCTGTGGTCGtaacacagagaaacagaacgAAATTGGACAGGCTGTTGGGGTGGGGGAGCAACTATAACAGGACAGAAGGGGACGTTCTGGACGACCCCGATCAGAAAGCAGCACAGAAACGAAACTGGAAGAGACAAGCCAGCATGTCACCGGCGTGTCAGTTGCTGGAGCCCCCGCCCCGCCGGGCACTCACCTCCCCATAGACACGACGTAGCGAGGCTCTGGCATCTGGTCGTAGACCTGGAAGAGACGGGGGTCTGCGTGCAGCTCGAGCCTGGGGGGGGTGCTGGGGGGTTGNNNNNNNNNNNNNNNNNNNNNNNNNNNNNNNNNNNNNNNNNNNNNNNNNNNNNNNNNNNNNNNNNNNNNNNNNNNNNNNNNNNNNNNNNNNNNNNNNNNNNNNNNNNNNNNNNNNNNNNNNNNNNNNNNNNNNNNNNNNNNNNNNNNNNNNNNNNNNNNNNNNNNNNNNNNNNNNNNNNNNNNNNNNNNNNNNNNNNNNNNNNNNNNNGCGGGCGGGCTGATGGGGGCCCACCTTTCGGAGCGCGGGGGCCATCTTGTTGGTGAGCGTCCCGGCCACGATCATCACGTCGGACTGGCGGGGGCTGGCGCGGAAGACCACGCCAAAGCGGTCCATGTCGTAGCGGGGTGCTGCCATGTGCATCATCTCCACGGCACAGCAGGCCAGGCCAAAGGTCATGGGCCACAGGGAGCTCTGCAGGGCAGGGCAGCCGGCCCGTGAGTGGACGAGTGGCCCACCGTGTTTAAATAAAGAGATTGGACGATTTCACGTGGGAAGATCTGTTTCTAGCCTTTTCTGGGCCCTGCCCACAGCAACCATGTGACCTCCAGACCCCGAAGGCCGCCCTGGACACTGGTCATCGGCCTGAGCCTGATGCCCCAGCCCAGGACTGTGTGACAGGAGGGCCAATTGAGTTAGGCCCGTGGGTCTACACTTCCCAGCAGCCAcatcagcaaaaagaaaaacagacaaaaataaaaccgAGTGCAATTAGCTTTAATAATATAGTCCACATAACCCGGCATATCCTAAATCCCAGCCTCCAACATGGGCGCTTGCTGCTCTGAGTGCCCAGTGGCCACACATGGCACAGATCTAGACCCTGGGGCTCAGCACCCTGGAAGGTCTTTTTCCCAACACCGCCTGGACTCAAAGTGCCAATTCcgccaggaagccctcctggatgCCCTCTGACTTCCCTCCATCCTTTGGTGCCCGATatcgcccccgcccccacccacaAGCTGTTCTCCACCAGAGCTTTCTCTGCCTGTCTGTGTCCAGTCTGGGATCTGGCCAAGGTCCCTGCTGCCCTGTGGATGTCCCAATTCAGGTGACAGGgctcaggtcacacagcaggcaaGGGCTGCCCAACACGGCAGGGCCATGACTCCACAGCGCATGGCCACAGCGACCATTGCCGCCCTGGAGCTGTGGGCCTGGAGGGACACTCGCTGTGGACTCGCTGGTCACACAGACACCAAGACAGCACCAGCCCGCCCGTCAATGGGGGATTGTTACCCAGCCGGGCACCCCGAGAGCACTGAAAGGAACCACTGTCCTGGGACAGAGGACACATGTCCGGGGGGAGACGTGGACAAGCACGTGAGCACGCAGACTGTCCCACGGCCAacgtgggggtggggtgagggattAGGATATCTGCTGGGAAGGAGCTACTGTTTCTATCATGCATTTCCAGTTAAAAACATGGGTTTTCCgttaagagagaaaagagaggaatgaACACAAGATGGAAGGAGAAGAACAGGAGGGGGGCGGCTCATCTTCTCTGGGGGCCGATGCGGGGGGCAGGGAACACCGAGGGAAGTCAGGCCAGGAactgctgggggcagggcaggggtcctGAGACAGAATCAAAGCCACAGGTCCCCACACGGAGGGGCCCTGGGGGAGTCCGGCCCACTCCGTAGTCACGGGAGTGTGGCTGAGCAGCCAGAGGGGGCCCCACGGACGCAGACGGGGAGGGGCTCACCCGGCGGGCCCAGTTGATGAGATCGTCCAGCTTGGCCACCACATACTCGCCCCGGCTGCTGGGAAGGGCAGCGGGTTTGGGGACCACGGCTCCGGCCTGGGACACAGCGGGGTGGGTGCTGGGCACGGGACACAAAGCAAGGGGAGGCGTCAGCCAGGCAGGTATCCCCGGCCGGGCCCAGCCCAGAGCAGCCTCTCAGGGGGCAGGACAAAGCCGCGGTCACGGCGGGTCCCCAGAGCGGCACTGGAAGTAGCCATGAGGCCAGGTCTGCAGCAGCCCTGCGCCCCGCCTGGGGCGGGACGCGCCTGCTCAACACCGGGGTGAGAGATGGTGTGGACAGGCCTCTACCGCCTCGCTGAGGCCCAGCAGGACCCTGTCCTCTCGGGGACTGTTTCGCCGTCTGGAAAACAGGCTGGGCTGACATACTCTTTAGCAAAGGCCCTTCTGGTCTGGAGTTGTGCAGCCATTGGCCTGGGCGCACAGGAGAGGGCTGGGCAGgactctgagggcagggacccccTCACATACCCCGCTGGGTGGTGGGAGTGCCCTGGATGCCACGGGCTGCTgctgtgctggggtggggggatggggggactTCAGGGTGTGTGGGCTCCCGGGAAGGCCGGCCTCACCTGCTCGGGCTGTCAGCAGCCGAGCTCGGATGGACCCCACGCACCTGCAGAGCCGCGCCCACGCCAGAGCTGCAGGGAGACAGACCGCCCATGACTAGGAGCCCGGGGTGCCCCAACACGCTGTGATAGGGTTACCCCAGGGCCAGGATGGGGAAACTGACCAGGGGGTCAAACCCAGCCCACCGCCGGCTttcgtaaataaagttttatttacacaTAACCACAACCATTCACTTCCTTGGTGTCTGGGACTGTTTTTAGAGACGCAGAGCCAAAAACGTTTACCATTTGGCCctttacggaaaaaaaaaaatctgctgatcCCTGGTCTAGAGAGTGCCTGGTTTTCATTTGATACTtccctcattttccccatcttccCTTTGCTTTGCAGTGAGTATTTTATTCGTAGGAAAAAGGCCCTATCAAAACAAACTCAGCCCAAATCCGAGGGCCTGGCAGCCGCCTGCCTTCCTGTCCCAAGGAGGCCTACACGGGGCTGCCATCAGAGCAAACGTGCTGAATGCCTTTCGTGCGCCAGGTAGCAACTGGGCTCTGAGGGTACTAGGGCAGTCAGACGTGGGGCTGGATGCCAGGTGGCCCCTGGCCTGGTGCTGATGGAGGGCCCGCCCAGATCTGAGGCCCCCTGACAGCCCCCTCTGAGCCCCTCCCTGCCAGGGCCTCATTGCGGGGTGTCAGGATCAGAGATGCAGACACgcaggcaggaaggcaggcaggcaggcaggcaggcactcACCGAAGAGCAAGGATCCCGCGGAGCAGGCCGGGAGCTGCAGAAAGAACCACAGGGTGGGGGCAGTGAGTTGTGGCAGCACCAGAGGCCACAAACGGCCCAGAGGGTCCAGCCTCCAGGTGTTTGCCCGTCAGGCCCCCCACGTGGTGCGCCCGCCCTCTCACCCTCAGTCTATCTACATTCCATTTAACAAACAATTGATAAAGAGCAAGCTTTcggaggaattccctggtggtccagtggttaggactccacgcttccactgcagggggctcagggagctaagatcccgcaaaccgcaaggtgtagccaaaaaaaaaaaaaaaaaaaaaaaaaaaaaagtgatctttcAGAATGTGAACCAGACAGTGTCATTCCCCTGCTTCCAACCCCACACTCCACATCAGAGCCACCTTCTCTTTCCTCAGGAATGTCAGTGTCCCTCCtgtctcagagcctttgcacttgctgtcccctctgcctggagcacccCTCTCATGGGTCAGCTTTCAGCTCAAAtgcccctggtggtccagtggttaggactccacgcttccactgcagggggctcagggagctaagatcccgcaaaccgcaaggtgtagccaaaaaaaaaaaaaaaaaaaaaaaaaaaaagtgatctttcAGAATGTGAACCAGACAGTGTCATTCCCCTGCTTCCAACCCCACACTCCACATCAGAGCCACCTTCTCTTTCCTCAGGAATGTCAGTGTCCCTCCtgtctcagagccttt
Encoded here:
- the NDUFS7 gene encoding NADH dehydrogenase [ubiquinone] iron-sulfur protein 7, mitochondrial — encoded protein: MAALAAPGLLRGILALRSGVGAALQVRGVHPSSAADSPSSTHPAVSQAGAVVPKPAALPSSRGEYVVAKLDDLINWARRSSLWPMTFGLACCAVEMMHMAAPRYDMDRFGVVFRASPRQSDVMIVAGTLTNKMAPALRKVYDQMPEPRYVVSMGSCANGGGYYHYSYSVVRGCDRIVPVDIYVPGCPPTAEALLYGILQLQKKIKREKRLQIWYRR